The Nitrospinota bacterium genome segment GAGCTCTTCTTCGGGCCAAGGGGTCTCTTGGACGACCGGCTCCGCTCCAGGCCCCTTGACAGGATGGCGCCTCGCCTCGGCCCGCTGTCGGCGAAATTCATCCCGAAGCGCCTCCTCGCGAACCCCGAGGGCGTCGGCCATGTGGCGGAAGGCCTCGTCCCGCTCCACGTGGTTTGGGATGCGGCTCACAAGCGGCAGCAGCTCGCTGGCCACCCGTCCTTTGCGGGCCGGCGAATCGGCCTCGTCGTCCTTGAGGAGCTCGTCCAGGAAAAAATCGACGAGGGGCTTTGCCTGACGGTGGGCGACCTCAAAAGCCTCCATGCCGGACGAGCGGATGTAGCTGTCCGGGTCGTGGCCGTCCGGCAGGGCCAGGACCTCTACCTGGAGTCCTTGGGCCAGCAGGAGGTCTGCTCCGCGACGGGCCGCGTTGAGCCCAGCCTGGTCGGCGTCGAAGACCAAGGTGACCCGCTTGGCATAGCGACCGATGAGGCGGGCGTGCTGCTCGGTCAGGGCCGTCCCCAGGGTCGCCACGATATTTCCTAAACCCTCCTGGTGCGCGGTGATGACGTCCAGGTAGCCTTCCGTGACCAGCAGCTCGTCGCAATCCTGGGCCTCACGCCTGGCTTTATCCATCCCGTAGAGGAGCCGGCCCTTGTGGTATAGAGCCGTCTCCGGCGTGTTGATGTACTTCGCCTCCGTGGCGTCGGGGTCGAGCAGCCGCCCGCCGAAGCCGACGACTTCACCCCGGTGGTCCCTGATGGGAAAGATGAGCCGGGCGCGGAATCGGTCGTAGTGGCCCCCGCCACGCTCGCTTCGGATGACCAGGCCCACAGCCTCCAGATCGGCGGTCGAGACCCCGGAGGTCTGGGCCTTCTTCAGCAGAAAATCCCACCCGGCCGGGGCGTAGCCAAGCTCGAAGTCTTTAATGGCGGCGTCGGTGAGGCCCCGGTCGGCCAGGTAGCGCCGGGCGCCGTCGGCCTCGGGAGCCTCGAGGAGTTGGCGGTGGTAGAGGGTCGCCGCGCGGCTCGTCACTTTAAGGAGCCGCTCCCGCCGGCGGGCGTCGCTCGCCTCCTCAGGCGTCGTTGCGGGAACCTCAACGCCGGCCCGTTTGGCCAGATACCT includes the following:
- a CDS encoding DNA primase, which gives rise to MRARLIPDAVLDEIRDRTDLVGFIGDYIPLKKSGRSYKGLCPFHTEKTPSFNVSPDRNIFRCFGCGAGGNVFTFVMQMDGMSFLEAVRYLAKRAGVEVPATTPEEASDARRRERLLKVTSRAATLYHRQLLEAPEADGARRYLADRGLTDAAIKDFELGYAPAGWDFLLKKAQTSGVSTADLEAVGLVIRSERGGGHYDRFRARLIFPIRDHRGEVVGFGGRLLDPDATEAKYINTPETALYHKGRLLYGMDKARREAQDCDELLVTEGYLDVITAHQEGLGNIVATLGTALTEQHARLIGRYAKRVTLVFDADQAGLNAARRGADLLLAQGLQVEVLALPDGHDPDSYIRSSGMEAFEVAHRQAKPLVDFFLDELLKDDEADSPARKGRVASELLPLVSRIPNHVERDEAFRHMADALGVREEALRDEFRRQRAEARRHPVKGPGAEPVVQETPWPEEELLLRILLQDRAAMEAVSADLAPESLKDGSLRAICRALFEVSEVGEVDLARIVDHLPDAELAARAVQLAETPHGLEDYRVGLRDSMATIESRALRGQVRELERALREAEVAGNDSMVHELTLRRMELQRGLPV